GCCCTCGTCGAGCTCCGCTCCGGCCTCCTCCGCGCGTACGGCGGCGGACCCGCCCGCGGGCACCCTGATCCGGCCCTCGACGACGGCCGAGGCCGCGCCGATCCGCACCAGGGCCGGGTCGGCCCGTCCACCGAGCAGCAATCCCAGACTGGTCACGACCATGGTCTTGCCCGCACCGGTCTCACCGGTCACCGCGGTGAAGCCGGGCGACAGCTCGACCACCGCGTCGTCGATGACCCCGAGCGACCGTATCCGCATCTCCTCCAGCACGCCCCAGACCATACGAGGTTTCCCCGGTCCGATGCGACATCGCCCCGGGCGTAACTCCCCGGCGCGCCGATCGTTCGGGACCGGGGAGTCCCGGGAGGTACGTCAGTGCGGAGCGCCCCGCCACCCCGACACCGGGAGGGCGAACTTGGCGACCAGCCGGTCCGTGAAGGAGGCGTGGTGCAGTCGGGCCAGCCGAACCGGCACGGCGCCCCGCCGCACCTCGACCCGCGCGCCCGCCGGAAGCTCCACGGTCCGCCGCCCGTCGCACCACAGCACGCCGTGCGGGGTGTGCGGCTCGACCTCGACGGCGAGGACCGACTCGGGGGTGGTGATCAGCGGCTTGGCGAACAGCGCGTGGGCCCCGATCGGGACCATGAGCAGGGCCTCGACCTCCGGCCAGACGACCGGCCCGCCCGCCGAGAAGGCGTACGCGGTGGAGCCCGTCGGTGTCGCGCAGATCACCCCGTCGCAGCCGAAGCCCGTCACCGGGCGGCCGTCGATCGCGAGGACGACCTCCAGCATCCGCTCCGGGGACACCTTCTGGACGGCCGCCTCGTTGAGGGCCCAGTCGCGGTGCAGGACGTCGCCGTTCTCGTACACGACGACGTCGAGCGTCATGCGCTCCTCGACCTCGTACGCCTTCGTCACGACCCGGTCGACGACCTTGTCGAGGTCGTCCCGCTCGGCCTCCGCGAGGAAGCCGACCCGGCCCAGGTTGACGCCGAGCATCGGCACCCCGGAGGCCCGGGAGAACTCGGCGCCGCGCAGCAGCGTGCCGTCCCCGCCGAGGACGACGAGCAGCTCACAGCCGTCGAGCGCGTCGGAGCAGGCCTCCGGCACCTTCTCGACGGACGGCGGCAGTGGCAGGTCCGAGGCCTCCGCCTCCAGGACGCGGACGCCGATGCCGCAGCGCAGCAGCCCCAGGACGACCAGTTCGGCGCTGCGCACGGCGGCGGGTCGGCCGGTGTGCGCGAGCAGGAAGACGGTGCGTGATGTTCCCGATGGTGCTGCTGCCGTTGAGCTCAACGAGGTCCCTCCGCCACGGCGCGGTCGACGTCCGCCGGATCGAGCGCGGGCGCGCCTGCCCGC
Above is a genomic segment from Streptomyces sp. NBC_00094 containing:
- a CDS encoding NAD kinase encodes the protein MSSTAAAPSGTSRTVFLLAHTGRPAAVRSAELVVLGLLRCGIGVRVLEAEASDLPLPPSVEKVPEACSDALDGCELLVVLGGDGTLLRGAEFSRASGVPMLGVNLGRVGFLAEAERDDLDKVVDRVVTKAYEVEERMTLDVVVYENGDVLHRDWALNEAAVQKVSPERMLEVVLAIDGRPVTGFGCDGVICATPTGSTAYAFSAGGPVVWPEVEALLMVPIGAHALFAKPLITTPESVLAVEVEPHTPHGVLWCDGRRTVELPAGARVEVRRGAVPVRLARLHHASFTDRLVAKFALPVSGWRGAPH